One window from the genome of Salisaeta longa DSM 21114 encodes:
- the cas2 gene encoding CRISPR-associated endonuclease Cas2, whose amino-acid sequence MLWLVAYDICDPKRLRQVATLCEDYGRRLQYSVFLCACSFQAIDRLQGQARSVMDLSCDRLVTLPICKGCLDQVRQHGPSMALPGTTDTLIV is encoded by the coding sequence ATGCTTTGGCTTGTTGCGTACGACATCTGCGACCCCAAACGATTGCGCCAGGTGGCGACGCTGTGTGAAGACTATGGACGCCGCCTGCAATACAGCGTGTTTCTGTGCGCGTGCTCGTTTCAGGCCATTGATCGGCTCCAAGGACAGGCCCGTTCGGTCATGGATCTCAGCTGCGACCGCCTTGTGACGCTGCCCATCTGTAAAGGGTGCCTCGATCAAGTACGCCAGCATGGCCCGTCCATGGCATTGCCTGGCACAACCGATACGCTCATCGTGTGA
- the cas1 gene encoding CRISPR-associated endonuclease Cas1, producing MSHAPASLAPTPSPTRSRTAANSTVRPSKGIRRTLYVDTAGAVVRKRSQHFIVDVHTAEGTEQIAQVPIPEIDALALVGRVHCTMPALRLSLQRGIRVVLLSRYGKVKGYLTTPQAGHVSLRLAQYNVQQNDAQRLHLARAFVGAKLHNMAHRLKRRHRKAPSAALDAAVRSIHSFQRRLGAATTDDELRGMEGAATRAYFSVWPDLLQSDDPAFCFTKRTRRPPKDAVNALLGFTYSLLQNDVASACSIAGLDAQLGLLHRPRPYTPAAVLDLMEAFRPAVADSVVLALINRGTVRANHFHPKNGGIYLTGLGRKAVYKAYGRRRAQSVTLPGMKQALPYHRAFEAQARRLARVLEDPSIRYRAFRLR from the coding sequence ATGTCGCACGCCCCTGCATCCCTTGCGCCCACCCCGTCGCCCACTCGTTCGCGCACCGCTGCCAATAGCACCGTGCGGCCGAGCAAAGGCATTCGTCGCACCCTCTACGTTGACACCGCTGGGGCCGTTGTGCGAAAGCGCAGCCAGCACTTCATCGTTGACGTGCATACCGCTGAAGGAACCGAGCAGATCGCGCAAGTGCCCATCCCCGAGATCGATGCGTTAGCACTTGTGGGGCGTGTTCATTGCACGATGCCCGCTCTGCGGCTGAGTTTGCAACGCGGCATTCGCGTGGTGCTTCTGTCTCGTTACGGAAAGGTCAAGGGCTACCTCACCACGCCTCAAGCGGGCCACGTATCATTGCGGCTTGCCCAGTACAACGTGCAGCAAAACGACGCCCAGCGTCTGCATCTGGCGCGGGCCTTCGTTGGTGCCAAACTTCACAACATGGCCCACCGCCTCAAGCGGCGTCACCGAAAGGCCCCTTCGGCAGCGCTCGATGCCGCGGTGCGCTCCATCCACAGCTTCCAGCGTCGCCTCGGAGCCGCTACGACAGACGACGAGCTGCGCGGGATGGAGGGGGCTGCCACGCGCGCCTATTTTTCGGTATGGCCCGATCTGTTGCAATCCGACGATCCCGCCTTTTGCTTCACAAAGCGTACGCGCCGTCCCCCTAAAGATGCCGTCAATGCACTGCTCGGCTTTACCTACAGCTTGCTACAAAACGATGTAGCATCGGCATGCAGCATCGCCGGATTGGATGCGCAGTTGGGATTGTTGCATCGCCCGCGCCCCTACACACCGGCGGCCGTGCTTGATCTCATGGAAGCCTTTCGCCCGGCGGTGGCCGACTCGGTGGTGCTTGCTCTTATCAATCGTGGAACGGTGCGCGCCAACCATTTCCATCCCAAAAATGGCGGCATTTACCTCACGGGTCTGGGACGTAAGGCGGTATATAAAGCATACGGACGCCGCCGCGCCCAGTCTGTTACGCTTCCGGGCATGAAGCAAGCGCTGCCTTATCACCGGGCGTTTGAGGCACAAGCCCGCCGCCTAGCGCGCGTGCTTGAAGATCCGTCGATCCGCTACCGTGCATTCCGCCTGCGCTAG
- a CDS encoding nuclease-related domain-containing DEAD/DEAH box helicase — protein MAHCYPAPDDWNMLRTPLTTGERWLAETLIERLPDDWKIYLQPHVGGTRPDVVLVHPRAGVQVLEVKDYQMSAYKITADGWYVKDGTERHPIGDPVDQADGARRALFQTLLPPAGQAQSENTKLFGFARAGVFLTRASRKAIEGVRDRMYERHGSQARHYGLASRATLATDDLSTLIPILGYAVGTPSQHVRTIEDVFASIGIERPWHEVLHQQLHPTPDEVQQNRPLQLTPQQQAAARSTAHRLLITGPAGSGKTLVLARRAARALLREDATVLMLGFNITLWHYVRDMVARAVRGVVREGQVFTASERRAMGKAELRRRINDELAARYTRAMNGLMIIHYHRFAYNLLKSIGVNFDNEDEDERALHEYLLEPENAKNIRHAVEKGEIFGPYDVLLVDEGQDWGADWMRSLDPVLTDDVRVAMAADARQRIYGHAVNAAAEHFREAPTTHALEGTARVPPALHDALNAVAHTWPPPEGTAPVLTEAQQLALDFDDRPTPEAVWTVAAPDRLLDTAVAIARKHIHHGINPSQIAMLVDTHATGLVLEERLQTVNLDPCTVCVENPDEDKSRKHAFWSLDPRLKVCTVHSFKGWEADVVIVVLPAVPPAPRDRKRLHVALTRTRAVVEVVAPGPSLSDAVGSFVHEANGWTYRQDVELMPHLPPALCPPARRRRPPVGLRAVR, from the coding sequence ATGGCCCACTGCTACCCCGCCCCCGACGACTGGAACATGCTGCGCACGCCGCTGACCACCGGCGAGCGGTGGCTGGCCGAAACGCTCATCGAGCGGCTGCCGGACGACTGGAAGATTTACCTGCAGCCCCACGTGGGCGGCACGCGCCCCGATGTGGTGCTTGTGCATCCGCGCGCCGGTGTGCAGGTTCTTGAGGTGAAGGATTACCAGATGAGCGCGTACAAAATTACGGCCGACGGATGGTACGTAAAAGATGGGACGGAGCGTCATCCCATCGGCGACCCGGTCGATCAGGCCGATGGGGCGCGCCGGGCGCTCTTCCAAACGCTGCTTCCGCCGGCGGGGCAGGCCCAGTCGGAAAATACGAAACTGTTTGGGTTTGCGCGGGCCGGGGTGTTTCTCACGCGGGCCTCGCGGAAGGCCATTGAGGGCGTGCGCGACCGGATGTACGAACGGCATGGATCGCAGGCCCGGCATTACGGACTGGCCAGCCGGGCCACGTTGGCGACGGACGACCTCTCCACCCTCATTCCCATTCTGGGGTACGCCGTGGGGACTCCCAGCCAGCACGTACGCACGATCGAGGACGTCTTTGCCTCCATCGGCATCGAGCGGCCCTGGCACGAGGTGCTACACCAGCAGTTGCACCCCACGCCCGACGAGGTGCAGCAAAACCGTCCGCTACAGCTCACACCCCAGCAGCAAGCAGCGGCTCGCAGCACAGCCCATCGCCTCCTGATTACCGGCCCTGCGGGCAGCGGCAAAACCTTGGTGTTGGCGCGCCGCGCCGCCCGCGCTCTCCTGCGGGAGGATGCCACCGTGCTCATGCTCGGCTTTAACATCACCCTGTGGCATTATGTGCGCGACATGGTGGCCCGTGCCGTGCGAGGGGTCGTTCGTGAGGGCCAGGTGTTTACCGCGTCCGAGCGCCGCGCCATGGGCAAAGCCGAGCTGCGCCGCCGCATCAACGATGAGCTGGCCGCGCGCTACACCCGCGCCATGAATGGGCTCATGATAATCCACTACCATCGCTTCGCGTACAATCTGCTGAAGTCCATTGGAGTAAATTTTGACAACGAGGACGAGGATGAACGCGCGTTACACGAGTACCTGCTTGAGCCAGAGAACGCAAAAAATATTCGCCATGCCGTAGAAAAAGGCGAGATATTTGGGCCTTACGACGTGCTGCTCGTTGATGAAGGGCAGGACTGGGGCGCTGATTGGATGCGAAGCCTCGATCCGGTGCTTACGGATGATGTACGCGTGGCCATGGCAGCCGATGCCCGGCAGCGCATATACGGGCATGCCGTGAACGCGGCCGCCGAGCACTTCCGTGAAGCCCCCACCACGCACGCGCTAGAGGGCACCGCCCGGGTACCGCCGGCGCTGCACGATGCCCTGAACGCGGTGGCGCATACGTGGCCGCCGCCCGAGGGCACAGCGCCCGTGCTTACCGAAGCCCAGCAGCTAGCGCTCGACTTTGACGACCGTCCGACCCCAGAAGCCGTGTGGACCGTCGCGGCCCCCGATCGGCTGCTGGATACCGCCGTTGCCATTGCGCGCAAGCACATCCATCACGGCATCAACCCGAGCCAAATTGCCATGTTGGTGGATACCCACGCCACCGGATTGGTGCTGGAAGAGCGCCTGCAAACGGTGAACCTGGATCCTTGCACGGTGTGCGTTGAAAATCCGGACGAAGACAAGTCGCGCAAGCACGCCTTTTGGTCGCTCGACCCACGCCTGAAGGTGTGCACCGTGCACAGCTTTAAGGGCTGGGAGGCCGACGTGGTGATTGTGGTACTTCCCGCGGTGCCGCCCGCGCCGCGCGATCGGAAGCGCCTGCACGTAGCGCTTACCCGCACGCGGGCCGTCGTGGAGGTGGTGGCACCGGGCCCGTCGCTGAGCGATGCCGTAGGGTCGTTTGTACACGAAGCCAACGGGTGGACGTACCGGCAAGACGTAGAGCTGATGCCCCACCTGCCGCCGGCCCTGTGCCCGCCCGCTCGCCGGCGCCGCCCGCCGGTGGGCCTGCGAGCGGTCCGCTAA
- a CDS encoding DUF4258 domain-containing protein, whose product MHISTTRWTIDRAYYPKASGTYRLSSHAITRMYERQVRTDQVVRALRYGRVLHTRGAVHFVLGRKEVQRFAAVPATDNGVQVVVAALEDGTVLTCYRNPDQLPRC is encoded by the coding sequence ATGCACATTTCTACGACACGCTGGACCATCGACCGGGCCTACTACCCCAAGGCCTCCGGCACCTATCGCCTCAGCAGCCACGCCATCACCCGCATGTACGAGCGCCAGGTACGAACCGATCAGGTGGTGCGCGCACTGCGCTACGGCCGCGTGCTGCACACCCGCGGCGCTGTTCACTTCGTATTGGGGCGGAAGGAGGTGCAGCGCTTTGCCGCGGTGCCTGCCACCGATAACGGCGTGCAGGTGGTGGTGGCGGCCTTAGAGGATGGCACGGTGCTCACCTGCTATCGCAACCCCGACCAGTTGCCCCGCTGCTGA
- the csm6 gene encoding CRISPR-associated ring nuclease Csm6, giving the protein MATPQPYVMLIAVGFSPAVLTETVFAIYERNRDVTRVPATVHVITTGKGEAFVRALLLGEDMRNPLTSQPFEDAADRWTPFCTEVLGLPNAVPLQIHVPTVDEQPLQDVLDRGDDTRFANLCYERVRALTGDDALPLIGSIAGGRKTMSAHLMTAFSVYGRTEDRLTHILMADTTLERSRDFFYPVPGTPEYARQVAALHLVEIPFPRLRGTLGDDVLDVADEADDNHFEALRDALQPQALRRSDVDAVELKIRDREAPVLVFKDASGEVLARCPLTPKHAATLGVFAELHAQHAGPVPAPAFYAAENRSTIAAQRRALAEQCGRYEPLAPWHDTTDVSQALSDLRNRLHAAPIAERMFAIEGITGATHRYDWPGAPPPFAVDLARPTAGRWPFKHLTHT; this is encoded by the coding sequence ATGGCCACCCCGCAGCCCTACGTCATGCTCATCGCCGTCGGCTTTTCGCCGGCCGTCCTCACCGAAACCGTCTTTGCCATCTACGAGCGCAACCGCGACGTCACGCGCGTGCCAGCGACCGTGCACGTCATAACGACAGGCAAGGGGGAAGCCTTCGTGCGCGCGCTGCTGTTGGGGGAAGACATGCGCAACCCACTCACGTCGCAGCCCTTCGAGGACGCCGCCGACCGGTGGACGCCCTTCTGCACGGAGGTGTTGGGGCTACCAAACGCGGTGCCGCTGCAGATTCATGTGCCCACCGTTGACGAGCAGCCGCTGCAAGATGTGCTGGACCGGGGCGACGATACGCGCTTCGCCAACTTGTGCTACGAGCGCGTGCGCGCCCTCACGGGCGACGACGCGTTGCCGCTGATTGGATCCATTGCCGGTGGCCGCAAGACCATGAGTGCGCATCTCATGACGGCCTTCAGCGTCTACGGCCGCACGGAAGACCGGCTCACGCATATCCTCATGGCCGATACGACGCTGGAGCGTTCGCGCGACTTTTTCTATCCGGTGCCCGGCACGCCCGAATACGCACGGCAGGTTGCGGCCCTTCACTTGGTGGAAATTCCGTTTCCGCGGCTGCGGGGCACGTTGGGCGACGACGTGTTGGACGTGGCCGATGAAGCAGACGACAACCACTTCGAGGCCCTGCGCGATGCGTTGCAGCCGCAAGCCCTCAGGCGCAGCGACGTAGACGCGGTGGAACTGAAGATACGCGACCGCGAAGCGCCGGTGCTTGTCTTTAAGGATGCGTCGGGCGAGGTGCTGGCCCGCTGCCCGCTCACCCCCAAGCATGCCGCCACCCTGGGCGTATTTGCCGAACTGCACGCCCAGCACGCCGGTCCCGTACCGGCGCCCGCGTTCTATGCGGCAGAGAACCGGTCGACCATCGCGGCCCAGCGCAGGGCCCTCGCCGAGCAGTGCGGGCGCTACGAGCCGCTGGCGCCCTGGCACGACACGACCGATGTGAGCCAGGCCCTTAGCGACCTGCGGAACCGCCTGCACGCGGCGCCCATCGCCGAACGCATGTTTGCCATTGAAGGCATCACCGGGGCGACGCATCGCTACGATTGGCCGGGCGCGCCCCCGCCCTTTGCGGTTGACCTGGCGCGGCCCACGGCGGGGCGCTGGCCCTTCAAGCATCTGACGCACACGTAA
- a CDS encoding EcsC family protein, translating into MADSTLTQKAILTTLDRLYDYAVNGGAASIGLATAPDLASSYRTQAGSADAAARKLVRWQTGKAATAGFVTNLGGIATLPVAVPANLTSVLYIQLRMVAAIADLSGHDLQDDRVQTLAFACLTGKSTADLLKRAGVVAGKKLYVAGVKRIAGATLTKINKAVGFRLVTKFGKTGVVNLGKGVPLIGGIVGGGFDGGSTYAVGKAARNLFRP; encoded by the coding sequence ATGGCAGATTCTACCCTTACCCAAAAGGCTATCCTGACGACCCTCGATCGCCTCTACGACTACGCTGTGAACGGTGGCGCGGCGTCCATTGGTCTGGCAACCGCCCCCGACCTCGCCAGTAGCTACCGCACACAGGCGGGTTCCGCCGATGCGGCAGCCCGCAAGCTCGTGCGCTGGCAGACCGGCAAGGCGGCCACTGCGGGCTTCGTGACCAACCTGGGCGGCATTGCGACGCTTCCTGTAGCCGTTCCGGCCAACCTGACGAGCGTTCTCTATATCCAGCTTCGGATGGTGGCAGCCATTGCCGACCTCTCGGGACATGATCTGCAGGACGACCGCGTGCAAACGCTCGCGTTTGCCTGCCTCACAGGCAAGAGCACGGCCGATCTGTTGAAGAGGGCGGGTGTTGTCGCGGGCAAGAAGCTCTACGTGGCAGGCGTAAAACGCATCGCGGGCGCTACGCTGACTAAGATCAACAAGGCGGTGGGCTTTCGGCTGGTTACCAAGTTTGGCAAGACCGGCGTGGTGAACCTCGGCAAAGGCGTGCCCCTCATCGGCGGGATTGTGGGCGGCGGGTTCGACGGCGGCAGCACGTATGCAGTTGGCAAGGCGGCACGGAACCTGTTTCGTCCATAA
- a CDS encoding BspA family leucine-rich repeat surface protein, with protein sequence MPLAAALLLVGLLLVGLLLPIPATAQSNPDFKLASNGVTVTCDAADVGDTGEVNGTVYTKRRAYEITTDNAATTCTSGITDMSYMFYGADAFNQDIGGWDVSSVTDMGALFFGATSFDQDIGGWDVSSVRYMSGMFAENAGLSTKNYDALLIGWAGRDVNADLSFGADGLQYCNAGPFRDHLANEKGWAISDAGKAADCPDNAFPASIFSGPLSGSGVADVSSNGTVLLGTTGVRIAFDGVSGSGRVIAGRFSDAPQNADDITEANISPYRVVIAADAGLTVGSGTEVRFDVSAFGGITDPNGVTVYSRANVGTGTFTELPTSVETTGSTTELVATVDGFSEFVFASSTNPLPVELSAFDARASGEAVALTWHTASEQSNAGFEVQRRSSSAWETLTFIEGAGTTSAPQSYRFRDAAPPFADVLVYRLKQIDTDGSAAFSPEVVVRRGPGSEVQLAAPFPNPTRQQATVRYVVPGGSAQPVRLTVYNVLGQHVGTLVDETQAPGREELILDASGWASGVYFLRLQVGETMRSQRVTVVR encoded by the coding sequence GTGCCCCTCGCCGCGGCCCTGCTGCTTGTGGGCCTGTTACTCGTCGGCCTGCTGCTTCCCATACCTGCCACTGCGCAGAGCAACCCCGACTTCAAACTCGCCTCTAACGGGGTAACGGTAACGTGCGACGCAGCAGACGTGGGCGACACCGGCGAGGTAAACGGCACCGTCTACACCAAACGCCGCGCCTACGAAATCACCACCGACAATGCCGCCACGACCTGCACCAGTGGCATCACCGATATGAGCTACATGTTCTATGGAGCCGACGCGTTCAACCAGGACATCGGCGGGTGGGACGTCTCCAGCGTGACGGATATGGGGGCGCTGTTCTTTGGAGCCACCTCGTTCGACCAGGACATCGGCGGGTGGGACGTCTCCAGCGTGAGGTATATGAGCGGCATGTTCGCTGAGAACGCCGGCCTTTCCACGAAAAACTACGACGCGCTGCTGATCGGGTGGGCCGGGCGGGATGTGAATGCAGACCTTTCCTTCGGCGCCGATGGCCTTCAGTACTGCAATGCCGGGCCGTTTCGCGATCACCTCGCCAATGAGAAGGGCTGGGCCATCAGCGATGCCGGGAAAGCGGCAGACTGTCCTGATAATGCGTTTCCCGCTTCAATCTTTAGCGGACCACTTTCCGGTTCAGGCGTGGCCGATGTCTCGTCCAACGGCACCGTCCTCCTCGGCACCACCGGTGTACGTATTGCCTTCGATGGCGTAAGCGGATCGGGGCGCGTGATTGCGGGGCGCTTCAGCGACGCGCCGCAAAACGCCGACGACATCACCGAGGCCAATATCAGCCCCTACCGGGTGGTGATTGCCGCCGATGCGGGCCTCACTGTCGGCTCTGGCACCGAGGTGCGCTTCGACGTAAGCGCCTTCGGCGGCATCACCGATCCAAACGGCGTGACCGTCTACTCGCGCGCGAACGTCGGTACCGGCACGTTTACTGAACTTCCCACCTCCGTCGAGACGACGGGCAGCACCACCGAACTTGTTGCCACCGTGGATGGATTCAGCGAGTTCGTGTTTGCAAGTAGTACCAATCCGCTCCCGGTGGAACTGTCGGCGTTCGACGCCCGGGCCAGCGGGGAAGCCGTTGCGCTGACCTGGCACACCGCCTCCGAGCAAAGCAACGCGGGCTTCGAGGTGCAGCGGCGCTCGAGTAGCGCGTGGGAAACGCTCACGTTCATCGAGGGCGCAGGCACCACGTCGGCCCCGCAGAGCTACCGCTTCCGCGATGCGGCCCCGCCCTTTGCCGACGTGCTCGTCTACCGCCTCAAGCAGATCGACACCGACGGCAGCGCGGCCTTTTCGCCGGAGGTGGTCGTCCGCCGTGGCCCCGGAAGCGAGGTCCAGCTTGCCGCGCCGTTTCCCAACCCCACGCGGCAGCAGGCCACCGTGCGCTACGTTGTGCCCGGCGGCTCAGCGCAACCGGTGCGGCTGACGGTCTACAACGTGCTGGGGCAGCACGTGGGCACCCTCGTGGATGAAACGCAGGCCCCTGGACGCGAGGAGCTGATCCTCGACGCCTCCGGCTGGGCCAGCGGCGTGTACTTCCTGCGGCTTCAGGTGGGCGAGACCATGCGCAGCCAGCGGGTGACGGTGGTGCGGTAA
- a CDS encoding CNNM domain-containing protein, whose product MSVLDIIARLTAGLGLMLANAFFVSVEFALTRLRQFSEADIEDHGGLARAWEMTNRLEIYLTGCQLGISVSSILLGVVAEPALTFLLQPVFARVGVPAPYVATVSVVLAVVFINLAHKIWGEQAPTYLGVERPLDVARVLAPILYWWTKVTYPFIYLGDGLAKRTLGLLGVDVTRSWTEDGGEDDEIESRHDMKRKVAEMLGQGALSEERRREVMNALEIGERQVGDIMIARDAVVAVDANAAPGGLLDTLATHEFVRYPVVENDEPFGILYAPGLFRHLEALREGTASIDALVAEPVIVAEDLSISAFVDRLQEAKQEAAFVSRNGAWVGFATVTDAFEAVLGDLEDPFD is encoded by the coding sequence ATGAGCGTGTTGGACATCATCGCCCGCCTAACCGCCGGTCTTGGCCTGATGCTGGCCAACGCCTTTTTTGTGTCGGTGGAGTTTGCCCTGACCCGTCTGCGGCAGTTCTCCGAAGCGGATATCGAAGACCATGGCGGCCTAGCGCGCGCCTGGGAGATGACCAATCGCCTCGAAATCTATCTGACCGGGTGCCAGTTGGGAATCTCGGTAAGCAGCATCCTGCTAGGTGTTGTCGCTGAGCCGGCTCTCACCTTTCTGCTGCAGCCGGTCTTCGCACGGGTTGGCGTGCCGGCGCCTTACGTTGCCACGGTGTCGGTTGTATTGGCCGTTGTGTTTATCAATCTGGCCCATAAGATTTGGGGGGAGCAGGCCCCGACGTATCTGGGCGTTGAGCGGCCTCTTGACGTTGCACGCGTGCTTGCGCCGATTTTGTACTGGTGGACGAAGGTCACCTATCCGTTCATCTACTTGGGCGATGGGCTTGCCAAGCGCACGCTCGGACTCCTCGGCGTGGACGTCACCCGTTCGTGGACGGAGGACGGCGGCGAAGACGATGAGATCGAGTCACGACACGATATGAAACGCAAGGTTGCCGAGATGCTTGGGCAGGGCGCCCTGAGCGAGGAGCGCCGCCGCGAAGTGATGAATGCGCTTGAGATTGGAGAGCGGCAAGTCGGCGATATCATGATTGCGCGTGATGCGGTTGTCGCGGTTGACGCAAACGCGGCCCCCGGGGGACTGCTTGATACCCTGGCTACGCATGAGTTTGTGCGGTACCCGGTGGTGGAAAACGATGAGCCGTTCGGAATACTGTACGCGCCGGGGCTCTTTCGCCACCTGGAGGCTCTCCGCGAGGGTACGGCCTCGATCGATGCCCTCGTTGCCGAACCGGTAATTGTGGCAGAGGATCTGTCGATCAGTGCTTTTGTCGACCGGCTGCAAGAGGCCAAGCAGGAAGCTGCTTTCGTCTCACGCAATGGTGCGTGGGTTGGGTTTGCAACGGTAACGGACGCCTTTGAGGCGGTGCTTGGCGATCTGGAAGACCCGTTTGACTAG
- a CDS encoding BamA/TamA family outer membrane protein, translated as MVKDVRAEGHACHCPKIPSPCTKPNGPLQRVPRAADTHATPPTTKRLPAAADRRSCVHVGCCAKCPSGVTTGSNQSSWNGGKTSDVDPSDLFRIGGASSLRGYDEDRFSGTVVARLLLEHRLQLGRRSYAFAFGDLGYVQRPAIERVAASSGWHPGFGIGIQFDTALGLVKASYALSTDDATPANGRVHLGLSLGL; from the coding sequence ATGGTAAAGGACGTGAGGGCCGAAGGTCATGCATGCCACTGCCCGAAGATACCGTCTCCATGTACGAAGCCGAACGGCCCGCTGCAAAGGGTACCCCGCGCAGCAGATACGCACGCGACGCCCCCAACCACCAAACGCCTGCCCGCAGCAGCGGACAGGCGTTCGTGTGTACATGTAGGGTGCTGCGCAAAATGTCCGTCAGGCGTCACTACCGGAAGCAATCAATCCTCTTGGAATGGAGGCAAGACTTCCGACGTGGACCCAAGCGACTTGTTTCGCATCGGCGGGGCGTCGTCGCTGCGCGGATACGACGAGGATCGCTTTTCCGGGACGGTTGTCGCGCGGCTGCTATTAGAGCACCGCCTCCAACTCGGACGCCGCTCGTATGCGTTTGCGTTTGGCGATCTGGGCTACGTGCAGCGCCCGGCCATCGAACGTGTCGCGGCATCGAGCGGCTGGCACCCGGGCTTTGGCATCGGCATCCAGTTCGACACGGCGCTGGGCCTGGTGAAGGCCAGCTATGCCCTCAGCACCGACGACGCCACCCCGGCCAACGGACGCGTGCACCTGGGGCTGTCACTGGGGCTGTAA
- a CDS encoding TolB-like translocation protein → MTITLRYVHRLLVASALSLLTVTGCAPADEAPTPFAWAEATDSLTIVGEGTVSRTGANVYGTAYTPGGDTLFFHTTDRGDGQSGIAMTTRTDTGWTAPWPAPFETDDHDEGHPSITPDGQYVLFTSDRAGAPNNADEFYRASRASGWTDVTRMTTTERISEKRGGVANDGTMYYWTYTRGEGMGFYSGQMGPDGAIRDTVDADPLLFPNDGGENNPYIDPEKRFILFATWGRDDGYGKEDLYLSTREGDGWSAPVNLGPAVNSDGSDTHPYVTPDGERFFLTSTRLRSPADTSDNRNHYVIRTDAVPALRAALQ, encoded by the coding sequence ATGACCATTACGCTTCGCTACGTTCACCGGCTGCTCGTCGCATCCGCGCTGAGCCTCCTCACGGTGACGGGTTGCGCCCCTGCCGATGAGGCGCCCACGCCCTTCGCCTGGGCCGAGGCCACCGATTCGCTGACGATCGTCGGCGAGGGCACCGTCTCCCGCACGGGGGCCAACGTGTACGGCACCGCCTACACGCCCGGCGGCGACACGCTCTTCTTCCACACTACCGACCGCGGCGACGGGCAGAGCGGCATCGCCATGACGACGCGCACGGACACCGGCTGGACGGCACCGTGGCCCGCCCCGTTCGAAACGGACGACCATGACGAGGGTCATCCCTCCATTACGCCGGATGGGCAGTACGTTCTGTTCACGTCCGACCGGGCCGGGGCGCCCAACAACGCCGATGAGTTCTACCGCGCGTCCCGGGCCTCGGGCTGGACGGACGTGACGCGCATGACGACGACCGAACGCATCAGCGAGAAGCGCGGCGGTGTGGCCAACGACGGGACGATGTACTACTGGACGTACACCCGCGGCGAAGGCATGGGCTTCTATAGCGGCCAGATGGGCCCCGACGGCGCGATCCGCGACACGGTGGATGCCGATCCGCTGCTCTTTCCGAACGATGGCGGCGAGAACAACCCGTACATCGACCCCGAGAAGCGATTCATACTCTTTGCCACGTGGGGGCGCGACGACGGCTACGGGAAAGAAGACCTGTACCTGTCGACGCGGGAAGGCGACGGCTGGTCGGCGCCCGTGAACCTCGGCCCGGCGGTCAACTCGGACGGCAGCGACACGCATCCGTACGTGACGCCCGACGGCGAGCGGTTCTTCCTCACGTCGACCCGCCTGCGCTCGCCCGCGGACACGTCCGACAACCGGAACCACTACGTCATCCGCACCGACGCCGTGCCCGCTCTCCGCGCGGCGCTGCAATAA